The following proteins are co-located in the Apium graveolens cultivar Ventura chromosome 5, ASM990537v1, whole genome shotgun sequence genome:
- the LOC141661371 gene encoding protein arginine N-methyltransferase 5-like isoform X2 gives MNIEREQIDSWELWNSFRILREHHSQLSIALDISPSLPSANSLGRWFGEPVRAAIIYTNSFLTNAKGYPCLSKCHQQLMSGFFNHSIQ, from the exons ATGAATATTGAG AGAGAACAGATTGACTCTTGGGAATTATGGAATTCCTTTCGTATTCTACGTGAGCATCATAGCCAGTTATCAATTGCACTTGATATCTC GCCTTCACTTCCTTCAGCAAATTCACTTGGGCGTTGGTTCGGAGAGCCTGTTAGAGCAGCCATCATTTATACAAAT TCTTTTCTGACGAACGCAAAGGGGTATCCATGTCTTTCTAAGTGTCACCAGCAGCTAATGAGCGGGTTTTTCAATCACTCGATTCAG TGA
- the LOC141661371 gene encoding protein arginine N-methyltransferase 5-like isoform X1: MNIEREQIDSWELWNSFRILREHHSQLSIALDISPSLPSANSLGRWFGEPVRAAIIYTNSFLTNAKGYPCLSKCHQQLMSGFFNHSIQVINVQ, encoded by the exons ATGAATATTGAG AGAGAACAGATTGACTCTTGGGAATTATGGAATTCCTTTCGTATTCTACGTGAGCATCATAGCCAGTTATCAATTGCACTTGATATCTC GCCTTCACTTCCTTCAGCAAATTCACTTGGGCGTTGGTTCGGAGAGCCTGTTAGAGCAGCCATCATTTATACAAAT TCTTTTCTGACGAACGCAAAGGGGTATCCATGTCTTTCTAAGTGTCACCAGCAGCTAATGAGCGGGTTTTTCAATCACTCGATTCAGGTGATCAATGTTCAATAA